GAGTGTGTCGCTGATCCAGTGTACCGACCCCAGGCGATCCGTCGCGTGTTCAAAGTGTGTTTGATTCCAATTCGGCAGTGTCGAATAGCGCGTAGCCGTGGGGTCGAGCGGCCAGCGCCGGTCGAGCCAGATCGCGCCAACGGTCCCGGTACTGCCAGCAGGCCGAAGCTACTTCGGGTAGAACCGGCGCGTAGACAGCACCCGAGTGCAATTGCCCGAAGTTAGCCAGGGATGCACCCGGAAGACCGTTATCGACACACTGGACGCGGAGACCACTTCGGGCCGCCGTGATGGCGATGCTGAGGCCGCACAGCCCTGAGCCAACAATCAGAGGCCGCTCGCTTGTCAGCCATTGGTCGCGCCGACCCGGGTTGGCTGGCAGGGGCATGTGGGGCAGGTCAGGCGGGGTGCAGGGTGCCGTTCGACTCGAGGTAGTGGTCGCCGGTGTCGGGGCAGACGAAGGTGTTGTTGCCTGCGTCGGTGAGGCGCTTGCCGGCGCGGCCGACCCAGCCGATGCGGCGGGCCGGCACCCCGGCCACCAGCGCGTACGCCGGGACGTCGCGGGTCACCACCGCGCCCGCGGCGACCATCGCCCAGGTGCCGACCGTGATCCCGGGGACGACGACGCTGCGGGCGCCGAGGGAGCAGCCCTCCTCGAGGGTCACGCCCACGGCGTGCCAGTCGTCCGCGGTCTTCAGGGCCCCCTCGGGGGTGACGGCCCGCGGGTACAGGTCGTTGGTCAGCACGACCGCCGGCCCGATGAACACGCCGTCGCCGATGCGGGCGGGCTCGTACAGGAGGGCGAAGTTCTGCACCTTGACCCGGTCGCCGATGACGACGTCGCCGTCGACGTAGACGCCGCGGCCGAGGTTGCAGTCGGCGCCGACGACCGCGCCGGAGCGCAGGTGGGCCAGGTGCCAGACGCTCGTGCCCGCACCGACCACGGCGCCGGGCTCGACCTCGGCGCTGGGGTGGATGCGGGCGGCGGTGGTCGTCATCAGCCGGTGGTGGCGGCGTCGCGCTCGGCGCGCCACCACTCGACCAGCCGGCGCAGGCCCTCCTCGAGGTCCACCTCGGCGCGGAACCCGAGCAGCGCCGCCGCCCGCGAGGTGTCGGCGAGCCGCCGGGTGACGCCGTTGACGCCCCGGGACGGCCCGAACTCGACCGAGAGGTCGGAACCCATCACCCGCAGCAGCGCCTGGGCGAGCTCCAGCAGGCTGGTCTCGACGCCGGAGGCGATGTTGAACACGTCGTCGCTGACGTCGGCCCGCGCGGCCAGGATGTTGGACCGGGCGACGTCGTGCACGTGGATGAAGTCCATCGTCTGCTGGCCGTCGCCGAAGATGAGCGGCGGCTCGCCCTTCTCGATGCGCTCCATCCAGCGGATGAGCACCTCGGTGTAGAGCCCGTGGATGTCCATCCGGGGGCCGTACACGTTGAAGTAGCGCAGCGCGACGTAGTCCAGCCCGTACATGGCGGTGAAGCTGCGCAGCATGCCCTCGTTGAAGACCTTGGCCGCGCCGTAGAACGTGTCGTTCGCGTACGGGTGCTGGGTCTCCGGGGTCGGGAACTGCGTGGCCAGGCCGTACGCGGAGGCGGAGGACGAGGCGACGACCTTCCGCACCTTCGCGTCCACCGCGGCCTCCAGCACCGTGAAGGTGCCGTCGACCAGCACCTCCAGCGCCAGCCGGGGCTCCTCGGCGCACTGCGTGATCCGGATCGCGGCCAGGTGGAACAGCACGTCGACGCCGTCCATCAGCTCACGCACCAGCGCGGCGTCGCGGATGTCGCCGTCGACGACCCGGATCGGGGCCCGGTCGAGGGCGGCGGCCAGGTTGGCCCGGCGGCCGCGGACGAAGTTGTCCAGCACGGTGATCTCGGCGCCCGCGTCGACCAGCAGGTCGACCAGGTTCGAGCCGATCGTGCCGGCCCCGCCGGTCACGAGGACGCGCTGGCCGGTCAACGGCTGCCCGCTCATCGGGCGCTCCGCAGCGGCACGACCGAGCCGGCGAACTCCAGGCTGCGGGAGGCGGCCTCGAGGATGTCCAGCACCCGCAGGCCGGCGGCGCCGTCGGTGCGCGGGGCCCGGCCTTCTCGGACCGAGGCGGCCAGCTCCTCCACGACCTCGCGGAGCGCCTCCCGCTCCGGGAGCGCGGGGGCGACCATGTCGCCGCTGCGGTACTGCACCAGGGCCTCCCTGCGTTCGTCCGCGCCGAGCTGCTCGCGCGGGGTGAGATCGACACCCCGGTCGAAGACGCTGATCCGCTGGGTGGGGTGCAGGTCGTCCCACACCAGGGTCCGCTTGGACCCGCCCACCATCGTGGTGCGCACCTTCGTGGGGCTGAGCCAGTTCACGTGCACGTGCGCGATCGCGCCACCGGGCAGGGTCAGCGTCAGGTACGCCACGCAGGCGTGCCCGGCGCCGATCGGGTCGGCGCCGTGCGCGGCGACCGCCAGCGGGTGCACCCCGTCCGGCAGCACGAAGTCCAGAATGGACAGATCGTGCGGGGCGAGGTCCCAGAGCACGTCGACGTCCCGCTGGACCAGCCCGAGATTGATCCGGACCGAGTCGATGAAGTGCACCTCGCCGAGCTCGCCGCTGTGCACCAGCTCGCGGATCTTCCCGACCGCGGGCGTGTAGCAGTACGTGTGGTCGCACATGAGGACCAGCCCGCGCTCGGCCGCCGCGGTGACCATCTCCTGGCCGGCCGCGAACGTGGTCGCCAGCGGCTTCTCCACCAGCACGTGCTTGCCGGCGGCCAGCGCCGCCAGCACGATCTCGTGGTGGGTGCCGGCCGGGGTGGCGACCGCGACGCAGTCGACCTCCTCGTCGGCGAGCACGTCGGCCAGCCGGGTCGTCGTCTCCACCGTGCTGTACGAGCCGAGCACCCGGCGGGATCGCTCCTCGTCCAGGTCGCACAGCCAGCGCAGCCGGAACGACGGCGATGCCTGGAAGTTGCGCAGCAGGTTCGGACCCCAGTAGCCGGCGCCGATCACAGCGACGCCCAGCGGCCGGGATGCGGGCACGGTCGAACGACTATTTCCCCCCATGCGGCAATCCTGCCCGAACCGGGGCCCCCGCGTCAGCGGAACGGCGAGGCCGCACCCGTCCGTGGCGTGGTGTTCATCTCAGCGGGCGGGCCGGGTTGCCCACCCAGACCGCACCGGCCGGCACGTCCCGGGTCACGACGGACCCCATCCCGATCAGCGCGCCGGCCCCGACGGTGACCCCTTCGCGGACCAGGGCGCCCGACCCGACGTACGCGCCGCGCTCCAGCCGGACCCCGCCGCCGAGCCGGACGCCGGCCGCGATCGTGCAGAAGTCCTCGACCACGTCGTCGTGGGTGATCACCACCTGCGGCATCACCGCGACGTGGTCGCCGACCGACGCGGCCGCGGTGACGACGACGCCGGCCAGCAGGACGGTGCCGCGGCCCACGGTCGCGGTGGACGCGACGACGGCGGACGGGTGCAGAACCTGTCCGTACCGGTCGCGGGGGAGGGCGAGCCGCCCGGTGATCCGCCGCCGGCTGTCGAAGTCGCGCGGGCTGCCGGTGCAGACCACGACCGCCGCGTCCGGGTACGCCGCGACCTCGGCCGAGCCGCCGAGCACCGGGACCCCGTCGACGGCGGTGTTCCAGCGGTCCGGGTCGTCGTCGAGATGCCCGAGCAGCTCGAGGTGAGCGGCGCGGGCGGCCTCGGCGGTCTCCCGCGCGAAGCCGCCCGCCCCGATGAGCAGGAGCGCGGTCACCGCGCCTGGTACACCCGGTGCTGGTACGCCCCGAAGTGGTCGGTGATCGTGCCGCCCTTGACGGTGAGCGAGCGGCCCTCGCCGACCACGTCGATCACCGTGCCGTCCGGCACCGGGACCTTGACGGTCAGGTCGGTCGCACCGGACATCGTGTGCGACTCGTTGCCGTCGGCCTGGGCCAGCATCCAGAGCTTGCCGCCGACGTCCTTCGCCAGCACGGTGCCGGGCACCGCGGTCGAGGAGGTGACGGTGACCCCGGCGACGGTCGGCGCGTTCAGGGCCGGCGCGTTGGTCTTGATCCAGGAGTTCACCGAGGCCAGCCGGGTCTTCACCGGCACGGCCGCCGCGTCGGTCAGCACCGCGTACTCACCGCCGCCGCCGTCGAAGTCGTGGATGAAGTACTCCACACCGCGGCCGCCGTGGACCAGCACGTTGAACACGGCCTGCTCGGCCTCGTCCGGGGTGATCCGGTCGTTGTTGCCGGAGAACGGGCGGGTCGTCTCGACGAAGCCCCACGCGGCCTTGCCCGGGCACATCTGCTGCTGGCGGTCGATGCCGAGGCCGTAGACCCAGGCGCCGGAGTGCGGGCCGCCGGCCTCCCAGGGGTCGGTGTAGCCGTAGATGTCGGTCGAGGTGATGTCGATGTTGCGGCAGTAGAGCTGCAGGTCAGCGGTCTTGCCGGCGTACACCATGCCCTTGGTGAAGTTGCCGTACGTCGGCCGCTCCGGGTCCTGCTGCTTGGCCTGCTGCGCGTCCGCGTCGTAGGTCGAGGCGGCGACGTTCCCCTCGGGCTCGTCCGGCTGGATCATGTTGCCGCGGTTGGCCGAGCCGCCCGGGAAGCTGTCCGCGTCCGGGGTGGCGGCGCCGACGGTGTACATGCCCTGTGCCTTGGCGGCAGCCAGCGCCTGCGCGGTCCACGGCGAGTCGCCGTAGTTGTAGAGCCCGACGAACGTGTTCGCGCCCCAGGCCTGGTAGTCCGCCGCGGTCGCACCCTTGTCCGGCCGCTGCGGGGTCTGGTCGAACACGCTGACCGGGAAGAAGCCCGGGTCGGTCGGGAAGCTGGTCTTCCACTTCGCGTAGTAGTCCGGGCCGACGTACGCGGGGTCGTGCGGCAGCGCACCGGCCGGGGGAGCGCCGGTCGCGCTCCCGCTCGGCGTCGTCGGGGCCGGCGTGGTCGGCTTCGCGGTCGGCGACACCGGTGACATCGAGGGCGCACCCGGCGCGGTCGTCGTCGCGGACGGGGCGGGCGCGGGCGTCGTGGTCGGCGCCGGGGCCGTGTCGCCGGAGGCCGCGAACAGCGGGGAGACGAAGTACTCGGACGCGGCATACCGCTGCCGCGGGAAGGCCTCCGCCGCGCCGTACCGGTAGACGCCGGCCCGGGCCGGAACGGCCAGGTCACCGACCGTCCGGGCGGCGGCGAGGCTGGCGTCGTCGGAGTTGTAGCTGCCGCGGTCGGTGAAGTAGCTCGCGACGTACCGGGTGCCGGCGGTGACCGGGACCGGCGTGGCGAACGTGGTGCTCACCCAGCCCTGGCCGGCCGCGGCCCGCGTGGTGGCCAGCCGCTTGCCGCCGGTGGACCACAGGGTCACGGCCGAGGGGCGGCTCTGCGCGCTGCCGCGGAAGAACTGCACCCCGCGGACCGTGCCGTTCTTCGCGGTGCTGAAGACCACACCGACGGTCACCGCCTGCCGGTCGCCGTCCACCTGCCCGGACGGGCTGGCGCCGGTGTAGAGCGACTGGATCCTCGGCTGCTCGGCCCCGGGCAGGGCCACCGCGGCGGTGACGCCGGCAGTGGCACCGACCACCACCGCCGCCGTCGTCAGGGCTACGACACGCTTCATATGGTGCAGGCTCCTCTGTCGTGGCCGGGGGTGGCCGCGAACCTTCGGGCTTGTCGGCGAAGTTTCTAGCAGGTCGTATGACGATCCGCGACCGACGGTCACAATGGGTAAGTCGGACCGCACGGAGCGCTGTAAGGGGACATGTTTGTACGACCCGTACAGGACCGTCCATCGGTGAACTCCGCCGCAATTTCTCCGGTTCGCACCCGATCACCAGGCGTGAACCGGGAGACTGGGGTACGCGGGCGGGGGGTCGTCCGTGGGTGTCCAAGGGGGAACCGTGTCTTTCAGTTCGATCCCGGTCATGCTGCCCTGCCTCGGTGAGGACGAAGCCGAGGCAGCCGCGGCGGCCGTCCGTTCCGGGTGGGTGGCGCAGGGGCCGCGGGTCGCGGCCTTCGAGCGCGCCTTCGCCGAGCGGGTCGGGGCCGCGCACGGCGTGGCCGTCTCGTCCTGCACCACCGGCCTGCACCTCGCTCTGCACGTGCTCGGCCTCGGGCCGGGCGACGAGGTGATCGTGCCATCGTTCTCGTTCATCGCGACGACGAACTGCGTGGTCTACACCGGTGCGACGCCGGTCTTCGCCGACGTCGACCCGCTCACCGGAAACCTCACGCCGGAGACGGTGGAGGCTGTCCGGACACCCGCGACCCGGGCGGTCATCGCGGTGCACCAGGCCGGCGTGCCCGCCGACGTCGACGCGCTGCGCGCGGTCCTCGACCCGTACGGGGTGACGGTGGTCGAGGACGCCGCCTGCGCGGCCGGCTCGACCTACCGCGGCCGTCCGGTCGGAGCCGGCGCCGGGCTGGCGGCCTGGTCGTTCCACCCGCGCAAGCTGCTCACCACGGGCGAGGGTGGGATGGTCACCACCGACGACGCCGAGCTCGCGGCCCGGCTGCGGCGGCTGCGCGAGCACGGCATGAACGTCAGCGCCGCGGACCGGCACACGGCCGGCAAGCCGGTGCTGGAGGCGTACCTGGAGGTCGGGTTCAACTACCGGATGACCGACATCCAGGCCGCGGTCGGGCTGGTGCAGCTGTCCAAACTGGACGGTCTGGTGGCCGACCGGCGGGCCAGGGCGGCGCGCTACCAGGAGCTGCTGGCCGCGGTCCCGGGTGTGCGCGCGGTGACCGACCCGGCGTACGGCACCACGAACTACCAGTCGTTCTGGGTCGAGCTGGCCGCGGACTTCCCGGCCTCCCGCGACGACGTGCTGGCGGCGATGAACGCCGAGGGCATCTCGCCCCGGCGCGGGATCATGGCCGCGCACCTGGAGCCGGCGTATCAGGGGCACCCGCACGGGCCTCTTCCGGTGACCGAGCGGCTCACCCGCACCTCGCTGGTGCTGCCGCTGCACCATCTGCTGACCGACGGGGACCAGGAGCGGATCGTGGGAGTGCTGCAGCGGCTCGGGGAAGCCCGCCTCGTCGCGGGAGGGGTCCGATGAGCACGTCGATCCCGCTGGTCGACCTCGGCTGGCAGCACGCGCAGGTCGCGGACGAGGTCCGGGCCGGGTTCGAGCGCGTGTTCGCGGCGACCTCGTTCGTGCTCGGCCCGGAGGCCGAGCGGTTCGAGCAGGAGTACGCGCGCTACACCGGCGTCCGGCACTGCGTCGGCGTCGGCAACGGCACCGACGCGGTGGAGCTGGCGCTGCGCGCGGCCGGCATCGGGCGCGGCGACGAAGTGGTGATCCCGGCGAACACGTTCGTCGCGACCGCCGAGGCCGTGCTGCGCTCGGGTGCCGAGCTCGTGCTCGCGGACTGCGACGAGCACCACCTGCTCGACCCGGAGTCGGTCGCGCCGCGCGTCACCGCGCGCACCCGCGCCGTCGTCCCCGTCCACCTGTACGGACAGGTCGCCCCGATGAAGGCGGTCGCCGACGCGGCCGGCGACGGTGTCGTGGTCGTCGAGGACGCGGCCCAGTCGCAGGGCGCGACCCAGGACGGCCGGGCCTCCGGATCCTTCGGCGTGGCCGCGGCGACCAGCTTCTACCCGGGCAAGAACCTCGGTGCGTACGGGGACGCGGGCGCGGTCACCACCGACTCCGACGAGGTCGCCGGGCGGCTGCGGGCGCTGCGCAACCACGGCGGTGTACGGCGGTACGAGCACGGCGAGTTCGGGGTCAACTCCCGCCTCGATGGGCTGCAGGGCGTGGTGCTCTCGGCCAAGCTGGCCCGCCTCGACGGCTGGAACGCGCTGCGCCGCGCCGCCGCCGCCCGCTACGAGGAACTGCTCGCCGACCTGCCCGAGGTCACGCTGCCCCGCACCGCACCCGGCAACGAGCACGTCTGGCACCTGTACGTGGTGCGGGTCCCGCGCCGGGACGAGGTGCTGACGACGCTCAACGCGGCCGGGATCGGGGCCGGGATCCACTACCCCGCGCCGGTGCACCTGTTG
The window above is part of the Mycobacteriales bacterium genome. Proteins encoded here:
- a CDS encoding DUF4082 domain-containing protein — protein: MKRVVALTTAAVVVGATAGVTAAVALPGAEQPRIQSLYTGASPSGQVDGDRQAVTVGVVFSTAKNGTVRGVQFFRGSAQSRPSAVTLWSTGGKRLATTRAAAGQGWVSTTFATPVPVTAGTRYVASYFTDRGSYNSDDASLAAARTVGDLAVPARAGVYRYGAAEAFPRQRYAASEYFVSPLFAASGDTAPAPTTTPAPAPSATTTAPGAPSMSPVSPTAKPTTPAPTTPSGSATGAPPAGALPHDPAYVGPDYYAKWKTSFPTDPGFFPVSVFDQTPQRPDKGATAADYQAWGANTFVGLYNYGDSPWTAQALAAAKAQGMYTVGAATPDADSFPGGSANRGNMIQPDEPEGNVAASTYDADAQQAKQQDPERPTYGNFTKGMVYAGKTADLQLYCRNIDITSTDIYGYTDPWEAGGPHSGAWVYGLGIDRQQQMCPGKAAWGFVETTRPFSGNNDRITPDEAEQAVFNVLVHGGRGVEYFIHDFDGGGGEYAVLTDAAAVPVKTRLASVNSWIKTNAPALNAPTVAGVTVTSSTAVPGTVLAKDVGGKLWMLAQADGNESHTMSGATDLTVKVPVPDGTVIDVVGEGRSLTVKGGTITDHFGAYQHRVYQAR
- a CDS encoding Gfo/Idh/MocA family oxidoreductase codes for the protein MPASRPLGVAVIGAGYWGPNLLRNFQASPSFRLRWLCDLDEERSRRVLGSYSTVETTTRLADVLADEEVDCVAVATPAGTHHEIVLAALAAGKHVLVEKPLATTFAAGQEMVTAAAERGLVLMCDHTYCYTPAVGKIRELVHSGELGEVHFIDSVRINLGLVQRDVDVLWDLAPHDLSILDFVLPDGVHPLAVAAHGADPIGAGHACVAYLTLTLPGGAIAHVHVNWLSPTKVRTTMVGGSKRTLVWDDLHPTQRISVFDRGVDLTPREQLGADERREALVQYRSGDMVAPALPEREALREVVEELAASVREGRAPRTDGAAGLRVLDILEAASRSLEFAGSVVPLRSAR
- a CDS encoding SDR family NAD(P)-dependent oxidoreductase codes for the protein MSGQPLTGQRVLVTGGAGTIGSNLVDLLVDAGAEITVLDNFVRGRRANLAAALDRAPIRVVDGDIRDAALVRELMDGVDVLFHLAAIRITQCAEEPRLALEVLVDGTFTVLEAAVDAKVRKVVASSSASAYGLATQFPTPETQHPYANDTFYGAAKVFNEGMLRSFTAMYGLDYVALRYFNVYGPRMDIHGLYTEVLIRWMERIEKGEPPLIFGDGQQTMDFIHVHDVARSNILAARADVSDDVFNIASGVETSLLELAQALLRVMGSDLSVEFGPSRGVNGVTRRLADTSRAAALLGFRAEVDLEEGLRRLVEWWRAERDAATTG
- a CDS encoding acetyltransferase; protein product: MTALLLIGAGGFARETAEAARAAHLELLGHLDDDPDRWNTAVDGVPVLGGSAEVAAYPDAAVVVCTGSPRDFDSRRRITGRLALPRDRYGQVLHPSAVVASTATVGRGTVLLAGVVVTAAASVGDHVAVMPQVVITHDDVVEDFCTIAAGVRLGGGVRLERGAYVGSGALVREGVTVGAGALIGMGSVVTRDVPAGAVWVGNPARPLR
- a CDS encoding DegT/DnrJ/EryC1/StrS family aminotransferase, with the protein product MSFSSIPVMLPCLGEDEAEAAAAAVRSGWVAQGPRVAAFERAFAERVGAAHGVAVSSCTTGLHLALHVLGLGPGDEVIVPSFSFIATTNCVVYTGATPVFADVDPLTGNLTPETVEAVRTPATRAVIAVHQAGVPADVDALRAVLDPYGVTVVEDAACAAGSTYRGRPVGAGAGLAAWSFHPRKLLTTGEGGMVTTDDAELAARLRRLREHGMNVSAADRHTAGKPVLEAYLEVGFNYRMTDIQAAVGLVQLSKLDGLVADRRARAARYQELLAAVPGVRAVTDPAYGTTNYQSFWVELAADFPASRDDVLAAMNAEGISPRRGIMAAHLEPAYQGHPHGPLPVTERLTRTSLVLPLHHLLTDGDQERIVGVLQRLGEARLVAGGVR
- a CDS encoding DegT/DnrJ/EryC1/StrS family aminotransferase, yielding MSTSIPLVDLGWQHAQVADEVRAGFERVFAATSFVLGPEAERFEQEYARYTGVRHCVGVGNGTDAVELALRAAGIGRGDEVVIPANTFVATAEAVLRSGAELVLADCDEHHLLDPESVAPRVTARTRAVVPVHLYGQVAPMKAVADAAGDGVVVVEDAAQSQGATQDGRASGSFGVAAATSFYPGKNLGAYGDAGAVTTDSDEVAGRLRALRNHGGVRRYEHGEFGVNSRLDGLQGVVLSAKLARLDGWNALRRAAAARYEELLADLPEVTLPRTAPGNEHVWHLYVVRVPRRDEVLTTLNAAGIGAGIHYPAPVHLLPPFAHLGHGPGSFPRAEASAAEILSLPLFPGITPEQQQRVAAELRSALR
- a CDS encoding acyltransferase; this translates as MTTTAARIHPSAEVEPGAVVGAGTSVWHLAHLRSGAVVGADCNLGRGVYVDGDVVIGDRVKVQNFALLYEPARIGDGVFIGPAVVLTNDLYPRAVTPEGALKTADDWHAVGVTLEEGCSLGARSVVVPGITVGTWAMVAAGAVVTRDVPAYALVAGVPARRIGWVGRAGKRLTDAGNNTFVCPDTGDHYLESNGTLHPA